In Cydia splendana chromosome 3, ilCydSple1.2, whole genome shotgun sequence, one DNA window encodes the following:
- the LOC134806420 gene encoding lipoyl synthase, mitochondrial: protein MFRNSIKSCLISRNPEFQRCKHTAKLEAIREKLREGPGLSDFIAEDRPKDWEEYEGKLKREKGEQERLRLPPWLKTSIPTGSKFNEVKEQLRSLKLSTVCEEARCPNIGECWSGGKQGMSTATIMLMGDTCTRGCMFCSVKTSRAPPPLDPLEPRHTAAAVAQWGLGYIVLTSVDRDDLPDGGSAHFAETVREIKRQNKEILVECLVPDFRGNRDCIDTIANCGLDVFAHNIETVERLTPFVRDRRAGYRQTLKVLETAKEMNPDLVTKTSIMLGLGETDEQVEQTMKDLRSVGVDCLTLGQYMQPTKRHLKVFEYVTPAKFQHWERRGNELGFLYTASGPLVRSSYRAGEFFITSLLKDKKAKSL, encoded by the exons atgttTCGTAATTCGATAAAATCATGTTTGATCAGCCGAAATCCAGAA TTTCAGAGATGCAAGCACACGGCGAAGCTGGAGGCTATACGAGAGAAACTCCGCGAGGGACCCGGGCTATCGGATTTCATAGCGGAGGACAGACCCAAAGACTGGGAAGAGTATGAAGGGAAACTGAAACGGGAGAAGGGAGAACAGGAACGTTTGAGGCTTCCACCGTGGTTGAAGACCTCTATACCAACAG GGTCAAAGTTCAACGAGGTAAAGGAGCAACTACGCAGCCTGAAGCTTAGTACAGTGTGCGAGGAGGCCCGCTGTCCAAACATCGGGGAATGTTGGAGCGGGGGCAAGCAGGGCATGTCTACTGCTACAATTATG CTCATGGGTGACACTTGCACGCGAGGCTGCATGTTCTGCTCCGTGAAAACgtcgcgcgcgccgccgccgctggaCCCGCTGGAGCCGCGCCACACGGCCGCCGCCGTCGCACAGTGGGGCCTCGGGTACATTGTGCTGACCTCAGTCGATAGAGACG ATTTGCCGGATGGAGGATCAGCTCACTTCGCAGAAACAGTTAGAGAAATAAAAAGACA gAACAAGGAGATACTAGTAGAATGCCTAGTGCCCGATTTCAGAGGGAATCGCGACTGCATCGACACCATAGCCAACTGTGGTCTGGACGTGTTCGCGCACAACATTGAGACCGTGGAGCGACTGACGCCTTTCGTCCGGGACCGGAGGGCAGG GTACCGGCAAACGCTGAAAGTGCTAGAAACTGCCAAGGAAATGAACCCCGATCTTGTCACTAAGACGTCTATCATGCTGGGTCTGGGCGAGACAGATGAGCAAGTCGAGCAGACCATGAAAG ACCTGCGCTCCGTAGGCGTAGACTGCCTCACGCTCGGCCAATACATGCAGCCAACGAAGCGCCACCTCAAAGTGTTCGAATACGTGACCCCCGCCAAGTTCCAACACTGGGAACGCAGAGGCAACGAACTAGGGTTCCTGTATACCGCTAGTGGGCCACTCGTTAGATCCTCTTACAGAGCTGGGGAGTTCTTTATCACTAGCCTGTTGAAAGACAAGAAGGCGAAAAGCTTGTGA